Proteins from a genomic interval of Stenotrophomonas sp. WZN-1:
- a CDS encoding DUF423 domain-containing protein: MFNLERRARKPSLLACLGALLAAASIGLSAYASHGVADPLAQQHLNMAALYAFAHGAVLVALGPRAHGAIAHLALYVLLLGVLLFSGSLVGGALWQWPTRMAPIGGTSMMAGWVLLAINALRR, encoded by the coding sequence ATGTTCAACCTGGAACGTCGCGCACGTAAGCCTTCCCTGCTCGCCTGCCTGGGGGCGCTGTTGGCCGCTGCCTCGATCGGCTTGTCCGCCTACGCTTCGCATGGCGTGGCCGATCCGTTGGCGCAGCAGCATCTGAACATGGCGGCGCTATATGCGTTCGCGCATGGTGCAGTACTGGTGGCACTCGGGCCGCGCGCGCACGGGGCGATCGCGCATCTGGCGCTGTACGTGCTGCTGCTGGGCGTGTTGCTGTTTTCCGGCAGCCTGGTGGGCGGGGCGCTGTGGCAGTGGCCGACGCGGATGGCACCGATCGGTGGCACCAGCATGATGGCCGGATGGGTGTTGCTGGCGATCAATGCGTTGAGGCGGTGA